From a region of the Besnoitia besnoiti strain Bb-Ger1 chromosome I, whole genome shotgun sequence genome:
- a CDS encoding CHY zinc finger domain-containing protein (encoded by transcript BESB_010720): MSARPSFLPPRDSHASTLPLRPLQRSGSLPAASPGPSMPSEARPHSEGALAAASADLPAPESVSSSSAETPSAAAVSPSAPGARDRHSADSSPANSARSVDSADSAGSPSGAQPRRRPSDSRDEAFSNRSEEKVKLMRMEEASEGRRNSLGDATAETASAAAADPRARESSPRPSGDADAAAATAEDAPSASGSRASSPRADEEEIVATWVVDTALLTDRGDFREAVEPNGAEPDRAEPPRDGRGAGERGERGTPASERSAAGAADSSEEEDEWEDVEEGDSSDLQSASGKSEAGDAEPRPPGIGCAHYRRKCKLVAPCCGEVFWCRHCHNEIKSEAERDYKKAHDLDRYAVTEIICALCDTRQCVSNTCVQCGAAFAAYFCKKCNFWDDEGVTKEVYHCDDCGLCRTGGQSNYFHCQTCGSCYSTLIRDTHKCVEKAMHQPCPICCENMFTSVRQVHVLKCGHTMHAECLRQLNSECLGLQALRCPLCCKSLGEYGKIWERLDEEVERTPLPDELKRKAFAKCNDCDAKTQVDYHIVGLKCGNCGGYNTREVNP; encoded by the exons ATGTCGGCGCGGCCGTCgtttctccctccgcgcgacTCGCACGCGTCGACgttgcctctgcgcccgcttCAGCGATCCGGGTCGCTGCCGGCAGCTTCGCCTGGGCCCTCGATGCCTTCCGAGGCGCGGCCCCACTCAgagggcgcgctcgccgctgcctccgcggatCTCCCTGCGCCGgagtctgtctcctcgtcgagtGCCGAGactccctccgcggccgccgtctccccctctgcgcctggcgcccgcgacagACACTCAGCAGACAGCAGCCCAGCGAACTCCGCGCGCTCCGTGGACTCTGCGGACTCTGCGGGTTCGCCTAGCGGcgcccagccgcggcggagaccgtctgactcgcgcgacgaggccttCAGCAAccgcagcgaagagaaagtCAAGCTCATGAGGATGGAAGAGGCATCAGAGGGTCGCAGGAACAGCCTTGGAGACGCcacggcggagaccgcgagcgcagccgccgcagacccccgcgcgcgagagagctcCCCGCGTCCTTCAGGCGACGCtgacgcggccgctgccacggcagaggacgcgcccTCGGCTTCGGGTTCCCGGGcatcttcgccgcgcgccgacgaggaagagaTCGTTGCCACGTGGGTCGTCGACACCGCGCTCTTGACCGACCGAGGAGACTTCCGCGAGGCCGTGGAGCCTAACGGCGCGGAGCCCGACagggcggagccgccgcgcgatggtcgcggcgccggcgagagggGCGAGAGGGGCACGCCGGCGAGTGAGCggtctgcggcaggcgcggcggactcgagcgaagaggaagacgagtgGGAGGACGTcgaagagggcgacagcagcgATCTCcagagcgccagcggcaAGAGCGAagctggcgacgcagagccgcgtCCGCCGGGCATCGGCTGCGCACACTACAGACGGAAGTGCAAGCTCGTCGCGCCTTGCTG CGGAGAAGTATTCTGGTGTCGGCACTGTCACAACGAAATAAAGTCTGAAGCTGAGCGAGACTACAAGAAGGCGCA CGACCTCGATCGCTACGCCGTGACGGAGATCATCTGCGCACTCTGCGACACGCGGCAGTGCGTGAGCAACACGTGCGTTcagtgcggcgcggccttcgcggcgtaTTTTTGCAAAAAATGCAACTTTTGGGATGACGAAGGAGTCACTAAGGAG GTCTATCACTGCGACGACTGTGGTCTCTGCCGCACGGGCGGTCAAAGCAACTACTTCCACTGTCAgacctgcggcagctgctaCTCGACGCTGATTCGCGATACTCACAAATGCGTCG AGAAAGCGATGCACCAGCCGTGCCCCATCTGCTGCGAAAACATGTTCACGAGTGTGCGACAAGTTCACGTGCTCAAGTGCGGCCACACGATGCATGCG GAGTGCCTGCGACAGCTGAACTCGGAGTGTCTCGGTTTGCAAGCACTGCGCTGTCCGCTCT GCTGCAAGAGCCTCGGAGAGTACGGAAAGATTTGGGAGCGGCTTGACGAAGAGGTTGAGCGAACGCCGCTGCCAGACGAGTTGAAGCGAAAAGCGTTTGCGAAGTGCAACGATTGCGACGCGAAAACCCAAGTCGACTATCACATTGTCG GGCTCAAATGCGGAAACTGCGGCGGCTACAATACGCGCGAAGTGAACCCGTGA
- a CDS encoding putative vesicle-associated membrane protein (encoded by transcript BESB_010730): MPLIYALAARGFVVGSTFFDFFFVSRVSGSVVLAEHSDMEGNFPTVTRLLLRKLPTTQKERMSYIYDRYIFHYEVIRGITFLTMSDDATGFALPFAFLEDFAKSFLAMYGATVHTAIALAMQNSYEPRLKDLMDSFNQSHQAESMGRLRMQIDGIHHVLIDNIDKILQRGERIDILVDQSERLNQESVQFRRQARRLKNALWWRNVRVCLCFVLLIACVALIIGMVSCGGVTFPSCRSS; the protein is encoded by the exons GCTTCGTCGTCGGATCGACGTTTTTtgattttttttttgtttcgcGCGTGTCAGGCAGCGTCGTGCTCGCGGAGCACTCAGACATGGAAGGGAACTTCCCGACGGTCACGCGCCTCTTGCTTCGCAAGctgccgacgacgcagaaagaACGAATGTCGTATATCTACGACCG CTACATTTTTCACTACGAGGTGATTCGAGGCATTACGTTCCTGACGATGTCCGATGACGCGACGGGGTTTGCGCTTCCCTTTGCGTTTCTGGAGGATTTTGCGAAATC CTTCCTAGCGATGTATGGAGCGACCGTCCACACTGCGATCGCTCTCGCGATGCAGAACTCGTATGAACCGCGGCTCAAAGACCTCATG GACTCGTTCAACCAGAGCCACCAGGCGGAGAGCATGGGCCgcttgcgcatgcagatCGACGGAATTCATCACGTCCTCATCGACAATATTG ATAAAATTCTGCAGCGGGGCGAACGCATCGATATTCTAGTTGATCAGTCTGAGCGACTCAATCAGGAGAGCGTTCAGTTTCGAAGACAG gcgcggcggctgaagAATGCACTGTGGTGGCGAAATgttcgcgtctgcctctgctttGTTCTTCTCATCGCC TGCGTTGCGCTGATCATCGGCATGGTTtcgtgcggcggcgtcacCTTTCCGTCCTGCCGCAGCTCCTGA